In one window of Hevea brasiliensis isolate MT/VB/25A 57/8 chromosome 10, ASM3005281v1, whole genome shotgun sequence DNA:
- the LOC131169788 gene encoding protein SIEVE ELEMENT OCCLUSION B-like — MSWLSNVSSLKQQVTAQVTQGLLSASKLLESDEDAIIKKVQKTHKPQGRQVDNLDGLFSIIGKILLHDNPKSDHDVPNEKSVVHEVPASPINKICCKLACNCTDRDAEETTMTILEKELQNYLWDEKLVIVAAAFAVNYGEFYLLTQLDTPDPVAKNMAFLKQLQFIKEIGSASQNLSGAINELIHAIMTVIKCVLQFSVLDPKYFEAEEQPSAPTEIARATYWTIYSVVTCSSYIAKLVGLRNQNTMAEMTSQLKTLASKVSSMQKVLQVKFSHRKHEIETYKWLINRFNTYQDHTILSDLFDVEGGKTALVVGHDNKKEVDINSLKGSNVWLLISGPDACHAEMKTLTKLYLKLQTKEQNRYHIVWLPIVDEFNEREFSSLQSLMPWYTVRNPKIIKPVAIRYIREVWKFTNETILVPLLPKGHSKSLTPRTLDPLWISGDLLSLFSVHDPKKSLWHQNLQITLDLLLGGIYPEDSSKPASILCLYGGEDIKWIEDFTTMINRVKNSTKISIDLVYVSKSNAIDHYNNAIFDFITAKKVGGYWKADETHSWHFWTRLESIFSWGIQDGKNAKINDTMRDVMSLLSFNGSYKGWAVFGQLGSSHKVVKATGEVVLDVLRINNWWKAGTNVDSFMLALNQQIEQHLKVQKHHCYHVVLPTTVPRVPDEMMICAICDRKMGKYLMYRCCE; from the exons ATGTCTTGGTTATCCAACGTTTCCTCACTGAAGCAGCAAGTGACTGCTCAAGTGACTCAAGGTCTCCTCTCGGCTTCGAAACTATTGGAGTCCGATGAGGATGCAATAATTAAGAAAGTTCAAAAAACCCATAAACCTCAGGGTCGCCAAGTTGATAACCTTGACGGTTTATTCAGCATCATTGGCAAAATCTTGCTTCATGACAATCCCAAAAGTGATCATGATGTTCCAAAT GAAAAATCAGTAGTGCATGAAGTACCGGCTTCCCCCATAAACAAAATCTGCTGCAAG CTAGCATGCAATTGCACGGATAGAGATGCGGAAGAAACAACTATGACGATTCTCGAAAAAGAACTTCAAAACTATCTGTGGGATGAAAAGCTGGTTATTGTGGCAGCTGCTTTTGCAGTGAATTATGGTGAATTTTATCTGCTTACTCAGCTTGACACTCCAGATCCAGTTGCCAAGAATATGGCTTTCCTTAAGCAGCTGCAATTCATCAAGGAAATTGGCAGTGCATCCCAAAATCTCTCTGGAGCAATTAATGAGCTTATCCACGCCATAATGACTGTAATCAAATGTGTTCTCCAGTTCAGTGTTCTAGATCCTAAGTATTTTGAAGCTGAAGAACAACCATCTGCCCCGACTGAAATAGCCAGAGCTACCTACTGGACGATTTATAGTGTTGTGACCTGCAGCTCTTATATTGCTAAACTTGTTGGGTTGAGAAATCA GAACACCATGGCAGAAATGACATCGCAACTGAAAACGCTGGCTTCTAAAGTTAGTAGCATGCAGAAAGTCCTGCAAGTTAAATTTTCTCATCGCAAACATGAAATTG AAACTTACAAGTGGCTCATCAATCGTTTCAACACATACCAAGACCATACCATCCTCAGCGACTTATTTGACGTCGAGGGTGGGAAGACAGCCCTTGTGGTAGGCCATGACAACAAGAAAGAG GTCGATATTAATTCGCTAAAGGGCTCCAACGTGTGGCTGCTCATATCTGGTCCTGATGCCTGTCATGCAGAAATGAAGACTCTTACTAAATTGTACCTAAAACTGCAAACCAAGGAGCAGAATAGGTATCATATAGTGTGGCTTCCAATTGTGGACGAGTTCAATGAACGCGAGTTTTCGTCATTGCAATCCCTGATGCCTTGGTACACAGTGCGAAATCCTAAAATCATCAAACCAGTGGCCATTAGGTACATCAGGGAGGTATGGAAATTCACAAATGAGACAATTCTGGTGCCACTGCTTCCAAAAGGACATTCAAAATCCCTTACCCCTCGTACTCTTGACCCGCTGTGGATATCAGGAGATTTGCTCAGCCTATTCTCTGTTCACGATCCAAAGAAATCACTGTGGCATCAGAATCTGCAGATAACCCTGGATCTACTTCTCGGAGGAATTTATCCAGAAGATTCG TCGAAACCAGCTTCAATCTTATGCCTTTACGGAGGAGAAGACATCAAGTGGATCGAGGACTTCACCACTATGATAAATCGGGTTAAGAATTCCACAAAGATAAGCATAGATTTGGTTTATGTGAGCAAGAGCAATGCCATCGATCATTACAACAATGCCATTTTCGATTTCATCACGGCAAAGAAGGTTGGTGGATACTGGAAAGCTGATGAAACACACAGTTGGCACTTTTGGACCCGATTGGAAAGCATCTTTTCTTGGGGGATACAAGATGGCAAGAATGCTAAAATAAACGATACCATGAGAGATGTCATGTCTTTGCTAAGCTTCAATGGCAGCTACAAGGGATGGGCTGTGTTTGGTCAATTAGGATCATCTCATAAAGTGGTGAAAGCCACAGGAGAAGTCGTTCTGGATGTGTTAAGGATAAATAACTGGTGGAAAGCTGGCACGAACGTTGATTCTTTTATGCTAGCACTCAACCAACAGATCGAACAACATCTTAAGGTCCAAAAACACCATTGTTATCACGTTGTTCTCCCCACCACTGTTCCAAGGGTCCCAGATGAGATGATGATATGCGCAATTTGTGATCGTAAAATGGGCAAGTACCTGATGTACCGTTGCTGCGAGTAG